A stretch of the Rosa rugosa chromosome 5, drRosRugo1.1, whole genome shotgun sequence genome encodes the following:
- the LOC133710941 gene encoding universal stress protein PHOS32 — translation MEAERRIGVAVDFSPCSRAALKWAVDNVARKGDHLILVIVRPEQVYEHGEMQLWGVSGSPLIPLVEFSDVHIMNKYEVKPDPETVEIITTAASQKEITVLVKIYWGDAREKIIEAVDKIPLSFLVMGNRGLGKLKRVIMGSVSNYVVNNARCPVTVVKSDA, via the exons atggAGGCAGAAAGAAGAATCGGAGTAGCGGTGGATTTCTCGCCGTGCAGCAGAGCAGCCCTGAAATGGGCCGTCGACAACGTCGCCCGGAAAGGGGATCACCTCATCCTGGTCATCGTCCGCCCCGAACAGGTTTACGAGCACGGCGAGATGCAGCTCTGGGGAGTCTCCGGGTCTC CTTTGATTCCTCTGGTGGAGTTCTCTGATGTTCATATTATGAACAAGTATGAAGTGAAGCCTGACCCGGAGACCGTGGAGATAATCACCACTGCAGCTAGCCAGAAAGAG ATCACGGTGCTGGTGAAGATCTACTGGGGTGATGCCCGTGAGAAGATTATTGAGGCCGTTGACAAGATTCCCTTGAGCTTCCTTGTGATGGGAAACAGAGGGCTTGGCAAGCTTAAGAG GGTTATTATGGGCAGTGTGAGCAACTATGTGGTAAACAATGCCCGTTGTCCCGTTACTGTAGTCAAGAGTGATGCCTAA